GAGAAGCTGGAAAAGCTTAATTACATGCTGGAACATGAGATTGACAGTCAGACAATTCTGGATGAGGACAAATGGGAGGAAAGCATCGGGCTTAAAAACGTGATTGCCAGAATTAAGAATTATTATGGAAATGATTGTTCAATCAAATTAAGAAGCACAGTGAATCTGAATACAATCGTTGAAATCAAGCTTAAGCATATTAGCTTCAATGACGAAATATCGGAAGAGAAAGAGTGGCGAGATGATTAAAGCGTTGGTTGTTGAAGATGAAGTATACGCCAGAAAAAACATCGTAAAAATCATAAATAGCAGTGAGTTAGACATTCATGTGTGTGCAGATGTGGAAAGTGCGGAAGAAGCAATTGTATCCTTGGCAGAGAATCAGAATATACAGCTTGTCCTGTCGGATATTCAAATGGGAAATATGGATGGATTGGAGCTGTCAAAGTATTTGTATGAAAATTATCCGAGTATGTATGTGGTACTGATTACGGCTCATGAGCGTTTTGATTATGCCAGAGAGGCATTAAAATATAATGTAAAGGATTATATTATCAAACCGGTTTTCAGAAATAATCTGCTAGAGCCATTGCACAAGATGATTTCAAAAATTGAAGATGACACAAAAGCAAATGAGGATTTCATGCTCAAGGTGGAGGATACTATTTATAAGCAGTATATAACCATGAAATCCCTGGCAAAAGATACGGGACTGCAAAAGCAGATCATTCCGGAGTTTTTAGAAAAGAAGGCGGTATACAGGGTTTTGCTGATACAGTCGGAAAACCGGAAAGAAGTAGAAAACATATATAAATTACTGAAAGAAAGACTTTCTTTTTGCGGTGTCACGGGGTTTTTCAGTAAGATAAATAACGAGTATATTTATATTCTGTTGTGGGACTCAAAAGCAGAGGCGAATACGGTCGATGAGATTTCAGCACAGATAAACCAACTGATTAATTACATATTCGTCTGTCGCAATCAGGGAATTACAGCCGGAATGAGTCGTGTGTATTACGATAGGGAGAATCTTTATAAGGCATATAATGAGTCTATTTATGCCATTAACCAGCGGTTGATTGACGGTTGGAATAAGCTGTATGTATTCACAAAGGTATTGGAAAAAAGGGAAATGTCAGAAGTACAGTGGGTTCCTAATCTTTCGAAAGCACTTGTTGCAAAAGATTATACGAAAGGAATGGAGTACATTCATAACATTTTAACTGAAATTGTTAATAACGGCAGCTCGGTGCAGAGTTTATATAAGGTAGTCATCAACCTGTTGAAAATTTTGAGCGACAATTCCCGTGAAGCCGTGGAAGAGACGGATGATGACAGCAGATTAAGCTTTTCAAGACGATATGATCTGTATAGATTCAACCGGATTTCAGACCTTGAGGCGTGGATAGAGGAAACGATTCTGTATTCGTGTTGCACGCCTGAAAGCAATGCGTGCAGCAGCACTGTTATCAAAGACATAGTCGAATATGTGAAAAGAAATTATTATCGGGATATCTGTCTGCGGGAATTGGCTGAATCTAAATACTTTATGAGTTATTCGTACTTAAGCCGTCTGTTCAGCAAGAAGATGGGGCGTTCTTTTTCAAAGTATCTGATTGAGTACAGACTTGAAAAATCGAAGGTGCTTCTGAGGGATAACAATCTGCTTATTGGGCAGGTATCCTTTGAGGTAGGCTATCGTGATGTTTCACATTATATCCATTCTTTTAAAAAGGCATTTGGAATGACACCGGAAGAATATCGGGCTACGCTCATGAAGGAGGTATGATAAGAAAAGATGGAATTGCATTTGTTTTTAATCAATGCATTTGTCTATATAAGCAGTGTTTTTTACGCCCCGTTTATCAGTTCTTATTATGCCGGCAATGGGATTACACCGGCACAGATTGGTGTACTTTTGATGATAGGACCAATTACTGCAATTATTGTTCAGCCATTATGGGGAAGGCTCAGTGATGGTACAGGAAGAAGAAAACTCGTCCTGACACTGGCTGTTGCCGGAAGCGGACTAAGCATGCTCATCTATTATGCGGGAAACAGTTTTCGGATTTTTTTTATAGCGGCAGTGGCAGTAAATGTGTTTATGACGGTGGTCGTTCCCCTTTGTGATGCACTTATTATCAATCAGGCTGAATTATTGGGAATTCCTTTTTCTATTGTACGGCTTGGAGGAACGCTGGGATTCTCTGTGATGGCAGTCATAGCGGGCAATCTCTTAAAAAAATATCCGGATATGCAATTTGCTTTAAGCAGTATCGGGTATGCAATATTGCTGATTCTGATTGCTTTTTTACCCCGGGACTCTGCCAGGAGCAGGAGTATCCGGAAAACAGGTCAAAAAACCAGGATGGGCATTCATAATATTTTTATAAGCAAGGAGATTTATCTGGTGTTGTCCTTCGTTTTAATCAGTCAAATCGGGCTTAGCTTTTATTCTGGCTTTATGGGACCTTATTTAATCGAACAGGGACAGTCACAAAAAGAAATTGGAGTCATGAGCTGCCTGTCCGCACTCAGTGAAGTTCCGGTTTTACTGATTATTGAGAAGGTAAGAAAAAAATTTGGAGAAGTCAGGGTGCTGATGTTTTCCTGCTTTATGATGGCTCTCAGAATTTTTATCTTTACTGGTGAAACACTGCTGAGCGCAGGCTTAGCACAGATTTTGCAGGGAACGACTTATATGACCGTATATTATTGCGCAGCAGTGTATATCGCAACAAATGTGAAAAAGGGCATGTTCTCTCTTGGACAGGGGGTTTTGGGAGTGGTGCAGACCGGAATCGGGGCTGTCATAGGCACATCTGTCGGAGGAATCCTGGTGAACAGCATTGGATTTAAGAAGTCCTTTTGGGTGGCAGCATCCACTCTGGTTGTATTAACAAGTATGCTTGGTATGTATCATGAAAAGAGAGTGTCAGAATTAAAGCTGGAATAAGGAGAAGATGATGAAATTCGATATTATTGGAATTGATATGCCCTGCTGGGATTTGGCAGTGAATCTTGATGAGTATCCGGGTCCCAATTCATCGGCCAGAATGAACCAACTGAGCTGGCAGGGGGGAGGAAAAGTATCTACCGGAATGGTGGCAGCAGCAAGACTTGGCGTAAGATGCTCTATGGTGGGGGCGGTAGGTGATGATTTATACGGAAATCTTTGCATTAAAGATTTTCAGGAGCATGGAATTGATACAAACCATATATTTTTACGCAATCAGTCAACGACAGGATTTTCTGTTGTGGTTAGTGATAAACATACAATGGGCCGATCGATATTGTATCGCCCCGGAAATGCAGAAAGTCTTTCAATGGATGAATTGGACGGGATATGCCTGACGAATGCGAAATATCTTTTTATTGCGACTGTGGATGAAATAACCAAAAAAGCAGTAAAGGCCGCAAGGGAAGCGGGTGTTAAGGTGCTTATGGATGCGGATTCCTACACGGAGAGTCTGGAAAACTTCATACCAATGACAGATATCTTTGTCGGTTCGGAATTCGTCTATAACGAGCTTTTCAAGAAACAGAAAGCTTATGAAGACAACATAAAGAGTATTTTTAAAAGAGGACCGGAAATCGTTGTTTTTACGTTCGGAGAAAAGGGAGCGCGCGGTTGTGACATAAATGGCTACTTTGAATTGCCTGCTTATCGTGTGGAGGTAAAGGATACTCTGGGGGCGGGTGATGTCTTTCACGGAGCGTTTGCAGTTGGTTTGTTAAAAGGTCTTTCAGCGAAGGAAACGACACAGTTTGCCAGTGCTGTATCTGCAATCAAATGTACGAGAATTGGAGGAAGAGCCGGGATTCCTGATTACGAGACGACGATTTCCTTCATGAAGACAGGCAGGATTGATTCAGCGGAGCTGGACAAACGGGTTAAAAAATATGAAAGAAGGATAGAACATGTATAATGAAAAACTGGTATTGGGAGTTGCACCTACAAAAAGAAGCTTCTTAAGCATGGAAGAAGCGAAAAGACAAAAAGAAGCCTTTATG
The window above is part of the Novisyntrophococcus fermenticellae genome. Proteins encoded here:
- a CDS encoding response regulator transcription factor, translated to MIKALVVEDEVYARKNIVKIINSSELDIHVCADVESAEEAIVSLAENQNIQLVLSDIQMGNMDGLELSKYLYENYPSMYVVLITAHERFDYAREALKYNVKDYIIKPVFRNNLLEPLHKMISKIEDDTKANEDFMLKVEDTIYKQYITMKSLAKDTGLQKQIIPEFLEKKAVYRVLLIQSENRKEVENIYKLLKERLSFCGVTGFFSKINNEYIYILLWDSKAEANTVDEISAQINQLINYIFVCRNQGITAGMSRVYYDRENLYKAYNESIYAINQRLIDGWNKLYVFTKVLEKREMSEVQWVPNLSKALVAKDYTKGMEYIHNILTEIVNNGSSVQSLYKVVINLLKILSDNSREAVEETDDDSRLSFSRRYDLYRFNRISDLEAWIEETILYSCCTPESNACSSTVIKDIVEYVKRNYYRDICLRELAESKYFMSYSYLSRLFSKKMGRSFSKYLIEYRLEKSKVLLRDNNLLIGQVSFEVGYRDVSHYIHSFKKAFGMTPEEYRATLMKEV
- a CDS encoding carbohydrate kinase family protein encodes the protein MMKFDIIGIDMPCWDLAVNLDEYPGPNSSARMNQLSWQGGGKVSTGMVAAARLGVRCSMVGAVGDDLYGNLCIKDFQEHGIDTNHIFLRNQSTTGFSVVVSDKHTMGRSILYRPGNAESLSMDELDGICLTNAKYLFIATVDEITKKAVKAAREAGVKVLMDADSYTESLENFIPMTDIFVGSEFVYNELFKKQKAYEDNIKSIFKRGPEIVVFTFGEKGARGCDINGYFELPAYRVEVKDTLGAGDVFHGAFAVGLLKGLSAKETTQFASAVSAIKCTRIGGRAGIPDYETTISFMKTGRIDSAELDKRVKKYERRIEHV
- a CDS encoding MFS transporter; amino-acid sequence: MELHLFLINAFVYISSVFYAPFISSYYAGNGITPAQIGVLLMIGPITAIIVQPLWGRLSDGTGRRKLVLTLAVAGSGLSMLIYYAGNSFRIFFIAAVAVNVFMTVVVPLCDALIINQAELLGIPFSIVRLGGTLGFSVMAVIAGNLLKKYPDMQFALSSIGYAILLILIAFLPRDSARSRSIRKTGQKTRMGIHNIFISKEIYLVLSFVLISQIGLSFYSGFMGPYLIEQGQSQKEIGVMSCLSALSEVPVLLIIEKVRKKFGEVRVLMFSCFMMALRIFIFTGETLLSAGLAQILQGTTYMTVYYCAAVYIATNVKKGMFSLGQGVLGVVQTGIGAVIGTSVGGILVNSIGFKKSFWVAASTLVVLTSMLGMYHEKRVSELKLE